The following are encoded together in the Nocardioides sp. Arc9.136 genome:
- a CDS encoding formate dehydrogenase accessory sulfurtransferase FdhD, translating to MSGTAREGAAVKARRPGPTVRTRVHELLADGTERRHEDRLATEEPLEIRLAWPGAAARRVWVTMRTPGNDFELAAGWLVHEGIVGPEGRGAIAGVAYCTDADLSPEQEFNVVTVTLDGPPAADPGHRHDTFSSGSSACGVCGKDSVASALTVSAAARWTGDLPDADVVRGLPDVLRGGQRVFDRTGGVHAAGLFTAAGEPLVVREDVGRHNAVDKVTGARVLAGLSPAESVLVVSGRAGFELVQKALAAGVGALASVGAPTSLSAGLAAEAGLVLYGFTSQRRCVRYT from the coding sequence GTGAGCGGTACGGCGCGTGAGGGCGCGGCGGTGAAGGCGCGGCGACCGGGCCCGACCGTGCGGACGCGGGTGCACGAGCTGCTCGCCGACGGCACCGAGCGCCGCCACGAGGACCGGCTGGCCACCGAGGAACCGCTCGAGATCCGCCTGGCCTGGCCGGGCGCGGCGGCGCGCCGGGTCTGGGTCACGATGCGCACGCCGGGCAACGACTTCGAGCTGGCGGCCGGGTGGCTGGTGCACGAGGGGATCGTCGGCCCGGAGGGCCGCGGCGCGATCGCCGGGGTGGCGTACTGCACCGACGCCGACCTCTCCCCCGAGCAGGAGTTCAACGTCGTCACGGTCACCCTCGACGGCCCGCCCGCGGCCGACCCGGGCCACCGGCACGACACGTTCTCCTCCGGCTCCTCGGCGTGCGGGGTCTGCGGCAAGGACTCGGTCGCCTCAGCGCTCACGGTGAGCGCCGCGGCGCGCTGGACCGGCGACCTGCCCGACGCCGACGTCGTGCGCGGCCTGCCCGACGTGCTGCGCGGCGGGCAGCGCGTCTTCGACCGCACCGGCGGCGTGCACGCGGCCGGGCTCTTCACCGCCGCCGGCGAGCCGCTGGTCGTGCGTGAGGACGTCGGCCGCCACAACGCGGTGGACAAGGTGACGGGCGCGCGCGTGCTCGCCGGGCTGTCGCCGGCCGAGTCGGTGCTCGTCGTCAGCGGCCGGGCGGGCTTCGAGCTGGTGCAGAAGGCCCTGGCCGCCGGGGTCGGCGCGCTCGCATCGGTCGGTGCGCCGACCAGCCTGTCGGCAGGACTGGCCGCCGAGGCGGGGCTGGTGCTCTACGGGTTCACCTCCCAGCGGCGTTGCGTGCGCTACACCTGA
- a CDS encoding putative manganese transporter: MTDLTTELLLRPLADAFMEVGVFVALLVVPFGWARHRWGHRLDDALERHRRLGPLVAALLTVPPGCGGAIIVMSVYARGAVSYGAAVSALVATMGDASWVLLAADPVLTLQMKVLLVATGAATGYVVDAVGIAPRRRVDTVARPAPAPVPVSPAPALPAGAAPARRRTLLMEAATLPALMWLLLGAGATVSLPTTFELLDPAALGHSLLGGVDPYLAIGLVGSVLAVGFFLRNGCKLADDTVDGEPTSMQQVLAKGADEVSFVTVWVAAAYVAWSLLTHLTGFDGSQLPVLGFAGVLVGALIGLVPGCAVQIVFAGLFLAGGMPVSTLVANSISQDGDALIPLLAMEHRSALLATVLTTIPAIVVGSALLVLT, from the coding sequence ATGACCGACCTGACGACCGAGCTGCTGCTGCGACCCCTGGCCGACGCCTTCATGGAGGTCGGCGTGTTCGTCGCGCTGCTGGTGGTGCCCTTCGGCTGGGCGCGCCACCGGTGGGGCCACCGGCTGGACGACGCCCTCGAGCGTCACCGCCGGCTGGGCCCGCTGGTGGCCGCCCTGCTGACGGTCCCGCCGGGCTGCGGCGGCGCGATCATCGTCATGTCGGTCTACGCGCGGGGCGCCGTCAGCTACGGCGCGGCGGTCTCCGCACTGGTCGCCACCATGGGTGACGCGTCGTGGGTCCTGCTCGCGGCCGACCCCGTGCTGACGCTCCAGATGAAGGTCCTGCTGGTCGCCACGGGCGCGGCGACGGGGTACGTCGTGGACGCCGTGGGCATCGCCCCACGACGCCGCGTCGACACCGTCGCCCGCCCGGCACCGGCGCCCGTCCCCGTCTCCCCCGCGCCGGCGCTCCCCGCCGGCGCCGCACCGGCCAGGCGGCGCACCCTCCTGATGGAGGCGGCCACCCTGCCGGCCCTGATGTGGCTGCTGCTCGGCGCCGGCGCCACCGTCAGCCTCCCGACGACCTTCGAGCTGCTCGACCCCGCGGCGCTCGGTCACTCCCTGCTCGGCGGCGTCGACCCCTACCTGGCCATCGGCCTGGTCGGCTCCGTGCTCGCGGTCGGGTTCTTCCTGCGCAACGGCTGCAAGCTGGCCGACGACACCGTCGACGGCGAGCCCACGTCGATGCAGCAGGTCCTCGCGAAGGGCGCCGACGAGGTGTCGTTCGTGACAGTCTGGGTGGCCGCGGCGTACGTCGCGTGGTCGCTGCTGACCCACCTCACCGGCTTCGACGGCTCCCAGCTGCCGGTGCTCGGCTTCGCAGGCGTCCTGGTCGGCGCGCTGATCGGGCTGGTGCCCGGCTGCGCCGTGCAGATCGTCTTCGCCGGCCTCTTCCTCGCGGGAGGGATGCCGGTCTCCACGCTCGTCGCCAACAGCATCAGCCAGGACGGCGACGCGCTCATCCCCCTGCTGGCGATGGAGCACCGCTCCGCGCTGCTGGCCACCGTGCTCACCACGATCCCGGCGATCGTCGTCGGATCGGCCCTGCTCGTCCTCACCTGA
- a CDS encoding exonuclease SbcCD subunit D, whose amino-acid sequence MRILHTSDWHLGRSFHREEMLVHQAAFADHLLEVVESERVDLVVVAGDVYDRALPHVDAVRLADDVLVRLAASRARVVVSSGNHDSAQRLGFSSRLIDAAGVFIRTDPAGVGTPVLLEDEHGPVAVHALPYLDPHAVAAPWELPRRSHEAALTEAMARVRADLATRPGTRSVVLAHAFVAGAQPSDSERDISVGGVSIVPTTLFDGIDYVALGHLHGRHVLTDRVRYSGSPLAYSFSETDHRKGSWLVDLAADGAVHAEYVEAPVPRPLARLTGNLAGLLEDPRHERHEGSWVQATLTDEVRPLQAMDRLRRRFPHALVLGFATPPPGLGAAPATRTAGRTDHDIAHAFVRDLRGTGPTAEERALLDAAVDACCDDPDLDRAVAERAGLSSGVAG is encoded by the coding sequence GTGCGCATCCTCCACACCTCCGACTGGCACCTGGGCCGGTCGTTCCACCGTGAGGAGATGCTCGTCCACCAGGCCGCCTTCGCCGACCACCTGCTCGAGGTCGTCGAGTCCGAGCGGGTCGACCTCGTGGTGGTCGCGGGCGACGTCTACGACCGCGCCCTCCCCCACGTCGACGCGGTCCGGCTGGCCGACGACGTCCTGGTCCGGCTCGCCGCGTCGCGGGCGCGGGTCGTCGTCTCCAGCGGCAACCACGACAGCGCCCAGCGCCTCGGCTTCAGCTCACGGCTCATCGACGCGGCCGGGGTCTTCATCCGCACCGACCCCGCCGGCGTGGGCACGCCGGTGCTGCTCGAGGACGAGCACGGCCCGGTCGCCGTGCACGCGCTGCCCTACCTCGACCCGCACGCGGTGGCCGCCCCCTGGGAGCTGCCTCGCCGTTCGCACGAGGCCGCGCTGACCGAGGCGATGGCACGTGTCCGGGCCGACCTCGCGACCCGGCCCGGCACCCGGTCGGTGGTGCTGGCGCACGCGTTCGTGGCGGGCGCCCAGCCGAGCGACTCCGAGCGCGACATCTCCGTCGGCGGGGTCTCGATCGTGCCGACCACGCTCTTCGACGGCATCGACTACGTCGCGCTGGGCCACCTGCACGGTCGGCACGTGCTGACCGACCGGGTCCGGTACAGCGGGTCGCCCCTCGCCTACTCCTTCTCCGAGACCGACCACCGCAAGGGCTCCTGGCTGGTCGACCTCGCCGCCGACGGCGCGGTCCACGCCGAGTACGTCGAGGCGCCGGTTCCCCGGCCGCTCGCCCGGCTCACCGGCAACCTCGCCGGCCTGCTTGAGGACCCGCGCCACGAGCGGCACGAGGGCTCCTGGGTCCAGGCCACGCTCACCGACGAGGTCCGGCCGCTCCAGGCGATGGACCGGCTCCGCCGGCGCTTCCCGCACGCGCTCGTCCTGGGCTTCGCGACTCCGCCGCCCGGCCTCGGTGCCGCGCCCGCGACCCGCACCGCCGGTCGCACCGACCACGACATCGCGCACGCCTTCGTCCGCGACCTGCGCGGCACCGGCCCGACCGCCGAGGAGCGCGCGCTCCTCGACGCCGCCGTCGACGCGTGCTGCGACGACCCCGACCTCGACCGCGCCGTCGCGGAGCGGGCCGGACTGTCGTCGGGGGTGGCCGGGTGA
- a CDS encoding GNAT family N-acetyltransferase encodes MATTPELEVRPGDQADWQDVLAVLGSRGMPGRCACQRYKLARGESFAAVPDEVRRDRLHEQVDPGGCGPTAGLVGYVDGEPVAWCAVEPRAAYSGLVRNHGVAWAGRDERRDDPDVWAVTCFVTRTGHRRRGLASAMVPAAVAHAAAAGARVVEGYPMTTTDAITVELHPGTEAMFTRAGFEVVARPTRRRAVVRRVLAGPDGLHEPG; translated from the coding sequence ATGGCGACCACGCCCGAGCTCGAGGTCCGCCCGGGCGACCAGGCCGACTGGCAGGACGTGCTGGCCGTCCTGGGGTCCCGGGGGATGCCGGGCCGGTGCGCCTGCCAGCGCTACAAGCTTGCCCGGGGCGAGAGCTTCGCCGCGGTGCCCGACGAGGTCCGGCGCGACCGGCTGCACGAGCAGGTGGACCCGGGCGGCTGCGGGCCGACGGCGGGGCTGGTGGGGTACGTCGACGGCGAGCCGGTGGCCTGGTGCGCCGTCGAGCCGCGCGCGGCGTACTCCGGCCTGGTGCGCAACCACGGGGTGGCCTGGGCCGGACGTGACGAGCGGCGCGACGACCCGGACGTCTGGGCGGTCACCTGCTTCGTCACCCGCACCGGCCACCGCCGGCGCGGGCTGGCCTCGGCGATGGTGCCCGCGGCGGTGGCCCACGCCGCTGCCGCCGGCGCGCGGGTCGTCGAGGGGTACCCGATGACGACCACCGACGCGATCACCGTCGAGCTGCACCCCGGCACCGAGGCGATGTTCACCCGCGCGGGCTTCGAGGTGGTCGCCCGGCCGACCCGTCGCCGCGCTGTCGTGCGCCGGGTGCTCGCCGGGCCGGACGGGCTGCACGAGCCCGGCTAG
- a CDS encoding hemerythrin domain-containing protein — protein MTSIANQTVAELGGEWSILHRQRRDHIRLDELLHRLEAAEGTEQRTVLREINRLVFPHAFAEESVLWPALRRILPGDEGERLTLQVEQEHQEVNHLVVRLDSEELTEAERRPVVERLIEVLREDVRDEEDELLPRLQQLVGVQQLRALGLAWEAVRRTAPTRPHPTVARRPPGNALAGLPLTVVDRTRDALDQGAERAAAPTAERLRRASQALADVAGRVERVGVLRVGEDPSTHVEDPRA, from the coding sequence ATGACGTCCATCGCGAACCAGACCGTCGCCGAGCTGGGCGGGGAGTGGAGCATCCTCCACCGCCAGCGTCGCGACCACATCCGACTCGACGAGCTCCTGCACCGGCTCGAGGCCGCCGAGGGCACCGAGCAGCGCACGGTGCTGCGCGAGATCAACCGGCTGGTCTTCCCGCACGCCTTCGCCGAGGAGTCGGTCTTGTGGCCGGCGCTGCGGCGCATCCTCCCCGGTGACGAGGGCGAGCGGCTGACCCTCCAGGTCGAGCAGGAGCACCAGGAGGTCAACCACCTGGTGGTCCGGCTGGACTCCGAGGAGCTCACCGAGGCCGAGCGCCGTCCGGTCGTCGAGCGGCTCATCGAGGTGCTGCGCGAGGACGTGCGCGACGAGGAGGACGAGCTGCTCCCGCGCCTCCAGCAGCTGGTCGGCGTCCAGCAGCTGCGGGCGCTCGGGCTGGCGTGGGAGGCGGTACGCCGCACGGCGCCGACGCGGCCGCACCCGACGGTCGCCCGCCGCCCACCGGGCAACGCCCTGGCCGGCCTGCCGCTCACGGTCGTCGACCGCACGCGCGACGCCCTGGACCAGGGCGCCGAGCGCGCGGCGGCGCCGACGGCCGAGCGGCTACGCCGCGCGAGCCAGGCCCTGGCCGACGTCGCCGGCCGCGTCGAGCGGGTGGGGGTGCTGCGCGTCGGCGAGGACCCCAGCACCCACGTGGAGGACCCACGTGCGTAG
- the pepN gene encoding aminopeptidase N: protein MSTPHRSLQRVEAEARADLLTVESYDVRLDLAADESTFGSVTTIRFDSLGGPTFVDLKPARVHRVVLNGTPLDPDALDRGRLPLETASGPNELVVEATMRFRNDGEGLHRSVDPADGQHYVYGMSFMDAAPSVFACFDQPDLKAPYTFTVLAPTGWTVVGNAPATSPEPGLWTIGPTQPLSTYFVTVVAGPYHVLRDEHDGIALGLSARASLAPALEREAEELFTLTRQSFDELHRLFGIRYPFGDYHQAFVPEFNAGAMENPGCVTFRDQLVFDTRVTRGARINRATTVAHEMAHQWFGNLVTPRWWDDLWLNESFAEYMGNRVTADATEYADAWVDTSYARRQWGLVADLGPGTHPVAGNGAVDATAALQDFDGISYTKGSTVLRQLAATLGDEVFLGGVVDHLTRHRFGNATMHDLFASWERAGAHDLSSFTEQWLRTAGPDTIELDRASGVLRRTPPPAQPADRSHTLRVAVAGEGGWDVRRVVVDGPETAFDAGDAAVVLDPYDDTWAAVRADATTLSALPAVLPGIEDPGLLAGVWNNVRTAVHDAAADPAAVVDLVVSRFPVEDPEDPFQSGMPRRTIPWVFSTLLPLAPEGSVERVHEAAVARLAALEPGSEGQLAAFRASVRSAGDPEVLRGWLQAAPEGIDVDADVRWRLLHRLAVLGATDVAELDAALADSPTAAATVHHTRARAALPEEAAKEWAWARFTGAAEASNYEIEAAGIGLWQPSQADVTAPYVERYFADLPGTAAVRSGWVLADAAEAFFPVTALDRPTLDRARALLADGSLDVSLRRRLDECADRLERMVRTRERYGA from the coding sequence GTGAGCACCCCCCACCGCAGCCTGCAGCGCGTCGAGGCGGAGGCCCGCGCGGACCTCCTCACCGTCGAGTCCTACGACGTCCGCCTGGACCTGGCCGCGGACGAGTCGACCTTCGGGTCGGTCACGACGATCCGCTTCGACTCCCTCGGCGGGCCGACGTTCGTCGACCTCAAGCCGGCCCGGGTGCACCGGGTGGTCCTCAACGGGACCCCGCTGGACCCCGACGCCCTCGACCGGGGCCGGCTGCCGCTGGAGACGGCCTCCGGCCCCAACGAGCTGGTCGTCGAGGCGACGATGCGGTTCCGCAACGACGGCGAGGGCCTGCACCGCAGCGTCGACCCCGCGGACGGGCAGCACTACGTCTACGGCATGTCGTTCATGGACGCCGCACCGAGCGTCTTCGCCTGCTTCGACCAGCCCGACCTGAAGGCGCCCTACACCTTCACGGTGCTCGCTCCGACGGGCTGGACGGTCGTCGGGAACGCGCCGGCGACCAGCCCGGAGCCCGGCCTGTGGACGATCGGGCCGACCCAGCCGCTGTCGACGTACTTCGTCACGGTGGTCGCCGGGCCCTACCACGTGCTGCGCGACGAGCACGACGGCATCGCGCTGGGCCTGAGCGCCCGGGCGAGCCTGGCGCCGGCGCTCGAGCGGGAGGCCGAGGAGCTCTTCACGCTGACCCGGCAGTCCTTCGACGAGCTGCACCGGCTCTTCGGGATCCGCTACCCCTTCGGCGACTACCACCAGGCGTTCGTGCCGGAGTTCAACGCCGGAGCGATGGAGAACCCCGGCTGCGTCACCTTCCGCGACCAGCTCGTCTTCGACACCCGGGTGACCCGGGGCGCGCGCATCAACCGGGCCACGACGGTCGCGCACGAGATGGCCCACCAGTGGTTCGGCAACCTGGTGACGCCGCGTTGGTGGGACGACCTGTGGCTCAACGAGTCCTTCGCGGAGTACATGGGCAACCGGGTCACCGCCGACGCCACCGAGTACGCCGACGCGTGGGTCGACACCTCCTACGCCCGCCGGCAGTGGGGCCTCGTCGCGGACCTCGGCCCCGGCACCCACCCGGTCGCCGGCAACGGCGCCGTGGACGCGACCGCCGCCCTGCAGGACTTCGACGGCATCTCCTACACCAAGGGCTCGACGGTGCTGCGCCAGCTCGCGGCGACCCTCGGCGACGAGGTGTTCCTCGGCGGGGTGGTGGACCACCTCACCCGGCACCGGTTCGGCAACGCGACGATGCACGACCTGTTCGCGAGCTGGGAGCGGGCCGGCGCCCACGACCTCTCCTCCTTCACCGAGCAGTGGCTGCGCACGGCCGGCCCCGACACGATCGAGCTCGACCGCGCGTCCGGCGTGCTGCGCCGTACCCCTCCCCCGGCGCAGCCGGCCGACCGCTCGCACACCCTGCGCGTGGCCGTCGCCGGCGAGGGCGGGTGGGACGTCCGGCGGGTGGTGGTCGACGGCCCGGAGACGGCGTTCGACGCCGGCGACGCCGCCGTCGTGCTGGACCCCTACGACGACACGTGGGCGGCGGTCCGCGCGGACGCGACCACGCTCTCCGCGCTGCCGGCCGTGCTGCCCGGCATCGAGGACCCCGGCCTGCTGGCCGGCGTCTGGAACAACGTCCGGACCGCGGTGCACGACGCCGCCGCCGACCCCGCGGCCGTCGTCGACCTGGTCGTCTCGCGGTTCCCGGTCGAGGACCCCGAGGACCCCTTCCAGAGCGGGATGCCGCGACGCACGATCCCGTGGGTGTTCTCCACCCTGCTGCCGCTCGCGCCGGAGGGCTCCGTCGAGCGGGTCCACGAGGCGGCCGTCGCCCGGCTGGCCGCCCTCGAGCCGGGCTCCGAGGGCCAGCTCGCGGCGTTCCGCGCCTCCGTCCGCTCCGCCGGCGATCCCGAGGTCCTGCGCGGGTGGCTCCAGGCCGCGCCGGAGGGCATCGACGTCGACGCCGACGTGCGTTGGCGGCTGCTGCACCGGCTGGCCGTCCTCGGCGCGACCGACGTCGCCGAGCTCGACGCCGCGCTCGCGGACTCCCCCACGGCCGCCGCGACGGTGCACCACACGCGGGCCCGGGCCGCGCTGCCGGAGGAGGCGGCGAAGGAGTGGGCCTGGGCGCGGTTCACCGGCGCCGCCGAGGCGAGCAACTACGAGATCGAGGCGGCCGGGATCGGGCTGTGGCAGCCGAGCCAGGCCGACGTGACCGCGCCGTACGTCGAGCGCTACTTCGCCGACCTGCCCGGCACCGCCGCCGTCCGCAGCGGCTGGGTCCTCGCCGACGCCGCGGAGGCGTTCTTCCCGGTGACCGCGCTCGACCGCCCGACGCTCGACCGGGCCCGTGCGCTGCTCGCCGACGGCTCGCTCGACGTCTCGCTGCGCCGCCGTCTCGACGAGTGCGCCGACCGGCTCGAGCGGATGGTCCGCACCCGTGAGCGGTACGGCGCGTGA
- a CDS encoding manganese catalase family protein, which produces MYRHTKELQYNVKPERPDALFAAKLQELVGGQFGEMTVMMQYLWQGWNCRIPGKYKDMILDIGTEEIGHVEMLVTMMARLLEGAPSETQAEAAAANPALAAVLGGQNVQHAIVTGGAAMPTNSQGVPWNGGYIVASGNLLTDFRSNVAAEAQSRLQTARVYQMTDDPGVKDTLQFNLARDTFHQQQWLLGIEQLIEDGFTDGIEDSLAAEEKDEPGRTFYSFHEGSTAAEGRWAQGTTLIGDKEIQFSPGVQLGDDVQEVPAPDPLLFATYDGSKGPGKPGNAAGAYGQGAENLLSKAKEKLTPGE; this is translated from the coding sequence GTGTACCGACACACCAAGGAGCTGCAGTACAACGTCAAGCCCGAGCGGCCGGACGCACTCTTCGCGGCCAAGCTGCAGGAGCTCGTCGGCGGTCAGTTCGGCGAGATGACGGTGATGATGCAGTACCTGTGGCAGGGCTGGAACTGCCGCATCCCCGGCAAGTACAAGGACATGATCCTCGACATCGGCACCGAGGAGATCGGCCACGTCGAGATGCTCGTGACCATGATGGCCCGCCTGCTCGAGGGCGCTCCCTCGGAGACCCAGGCCGAGGCCGCCGCCGCGAACCCCGCCCTCGCGGCGGTCCTCGGCGGGCAGAACGTCCAGCACGCCATCGTCACCGGCGGCGCCGCGATGCCGACCAACAGCCAGGGCGTGCCGTGGAACGGCGGCTACATCGTCGCGAGCGGCAACCTGCTCACCGACTTCCGCAGCAACGTCGCCGCGGAGGCGCAGAGCCGGCTCCAGACCGCCCGGGTCTACCAGATGACCGACGACCCGGGCGTCAAGGACACCCTCCAGTTCAACCTCGCCCGCGACACCTTCCACCAGCAGCAGTGGCTGCTGGGCATCGAGCAGCTGATCGAGGACGGCTTCACCGACGGCATCGAGGACTCCCTCGCCGCGGAGGAGAAGGACGAGCCCGGCCGGACCTTCTACAGCTTCCACGAGGGCAGCACCGCCGCCGAGGGCCGCTGGGCCCAGGGCACCACCCTGATCGGGGACAAGGAGATCCAGTTCTCCCCCGGTGTCCAGCTCGGCGACGACGTGCAGGAGGTCCCGGCTCCGGACCCGCTGCTGTTCGCGACGTACGACGGCAGCAAGGGCCCCGGCAAGCCCGGCAACGCCGCCGGCGCCTACGGCCAGGGCGCGGAGAACCTGCTGAGCAAGGCCAAGGAGAAGCTCACCCCCGGCGAGTGA
- a CDS encoding SpoIVB peptidase S55 domain-containing protein codes for MTTTRRRGTALLSLTAATGLLLGTAALGTGPATSAEPAGDCTPAFPVSELAEGDAVSGLTVTRGTTPESFTGEVIGVYDDGIGPDLDMVMVRVDMPEVDKAGIWQGMSGSPVYAADGRLIGAVAYGLAFGPSPVAGVTPFADMDDYLAEPPAAKVPVGRKLAASIARSTDVTPAQAAQGLRQLPMPVGVSGVSAQRVAGTEDRPYFPKGARAVAGGSAAAAGPETIVPGGNMAASLSYGDVTQAGVGTATSVCNGRVVGFGHPMSFEGETTMSLHPASALYIQEDPVGPGFKVANLGAPVGTVSEDHLTGITGFLGRLPRATTIANTATYDGRTRTGTSKNTVDSAAASTTYYQVIANHDRVVDAIMPGSETMSWKVTGTDTDGSAFSLSFSDRYASEYDITGDAGYELADLVYALSQIDGVELDSVTSQSVVSDDSDTYRVRSIQQRRGGEWVTLGKGERAEARAGGKLVLRAALSGPEGTTYVPVTMRVPASAKGMKGQVSVEGGGWLWTGGTIGSVAKAERVVAGMVRNDALQANLSLVKRRKEVEKSKVTGPTDRVVYGAKRVRVVVR; via the coding sequence ATGACGACCACTCGACGCCGGGGCACCGCCCTGCTCTCCCTCACCGCCGCGACAGGGTTGCTGCTCGGGACAGCAGCCCTCGGCACCGGCCCGGCCACCTCGGCCGAGCCCGCCGGCGACTGCACACCTGCCTTCCCGGTCTCCGAGCTCGCCGAGGGCGACGCCGTCAGCGGTCTCACGGTCACCCGGGGCACCACGCCCGAGTCCTTCACCGGCGAGGTGATCGGGGTCTACGACGACGGCATCGGCCCCGACCTCGACATGGTCATGGTCCGCGTGGACATGCCGGAGGTCGACAAGGCCGGCATCTGGCAGGGCATGTCCGGCTCGCCGGTGTACGCCGCCGACGGCCGCCTCATCGGGGCCGTCGCCTACGGCCTGGCCTTCGGCCCCTCGCCGGTCGCGGGCGTCACCCCGTTCGCCGACATGGACGACTACCTCGCCGAGCCGCCGGCCGCCAAGGTCCCGGTCGGCAGGAAGCTGGCCGCCAGCATCGCCCGCTCGACCGACGTCACGCCGGCCCAGGCGGCGCAGGGGCTCCGACAGCTCCCGATGCCGGTCGGGGTCTCCGGCGTCAGCGCCCAGCGGGTCGCCGGCACCGAGGACCGGCCCTACTTCCCGAAGGGTGCGAGGGCCGTCGCGGGCGGCTCCGCCGCCGCGGCGGGCCCGGAGACGATCGTCCCGGGCGGCAACATGGCCGCCTCCCTCTCCTACGGCGACGTGACCCAGGCCGGCGTCGGCACCGCCACCTCGGTCTGCAACGGCCGGGTCGTGGGCTTCGGCCACCCGATGTCCTTCGAGGGCGAGACCACCATGAGCCTCCACCCGGCCTCCGCGCTCTACATCCAGGAGGACCCGGTCGGGCCCGGCTTCAAGGTCGCCAACCTCGGCGCCCCGGTCGGCACCGTCTCCGAGGACCACCTGACCGGCATCACCGGCTTCCTCGGCCGGCTGCCGCGGGCGACCACGATCGCCAACACCGCGACGTACGACGGCCGCACCCGCACCGGCACGAGCAAGAACACCGTCGACAGCGCCGCGGCCAGCACGACCTACTACCAGGTCATCGCCAACCACGACCGGGTCGTCGACGCGATCATGCCCGGCTCGGAGACGATGAGCTGGAAGGTCACCGGCACCGACACCGACGGCTCGGCCTTCTCGCTCTCCTTCAGCGACCGCTACGCCTCGGAGTACGACATCACCGGCGACGCGGGCTACGAGCTCGCCGACCTCGTCTACGCCCTGAGCCAGATCGACGGGGTCGAGCTCGACTCGGTCACCAGCCAGTCCGTGGTGAGCGACGACAGCGACACCTACCGCGTCCGCAGCATCCAGCAGCGCCGCGGCGGCGAGTGGGTCACCCTGGGCAAGGGCGAGCGCGCCGAGGCCCGGGCCGGCGGGAAGCTCGTGCTCCGTGCCGCGCTCTCCGGGCCGGAGGGCACGACGTACGTCCCGGTCACCATGCGTGTCCCCGCCTCGGCGAAGGGCATGAAGGGCCAGGTCTCGGTGGAGGGCGGCGGCTGGCTGTGGACCGGCGGCACCATCGGCTCGGTCGCCAAGGCCGAGCGGGTCGTGGCCGGCATGGTCCGCAACGACGCCCTCCAGGCGAACCTCTCCCTGGTCAAGCGCCGCAAGGAGGTCGAGAAGTCCAAGGTCACCGGGCCCACCGACCGCGTCGTGTACGGCGCCAAGCGGGTCCGCGTCGTCGTGCGGTGA
- a CDS encoding BTAD domain-containing putative transcriptional regulator — MEVSPAPQLRMSLLGGFCLRFGDDEVELARPAQRLLAHLAVVHRRAKVPRAALAERLWADAEPARATASLRTVLWRLPRPRARTLVVCTSTSVRLSDDVAVDLWEAEDAARVLRVGERPDAALAGLWRDDLLPSWHDEWLDVERESYRQLRLHALERSSEVLRVDGRHEEALGAALEAVRSEPLRESAHRRVVEVHLAEGNHAEALRQYDRYRRLLADELGLSPSPVIRRLVGPMLGRPLDSAG; from the coding sequence ATGGAGGTATCGCCGGCGCCGCAGCTGCGGATGTCGCTGTTGGGGGGCTTCTGCCTGCGGTTCGGTGACGACGAGGTCGAGCTGGCCCGTCCGGCCCAACGCCTGCTCGCGCACCTGGCGGTGGTGCACCGGCGGGCGAAGGTGCCGCGGGCCGCCCTCGCCGAGCGGTTGTGGGCCGACGCCGAGCCGGCGCGCGCCACGGCGAGCCTGCGCACGGTCCTGTGGCGGCTGCCGCGTCCGCGCGCCCGGACGCTGGTGGTGTGCACCTCGACCTCCGTCCGGCTCAGCGACGACGTCGCGGTGGACCTGTGGGAGGCCGAGGACGCCGCCCGGGTGCTGCGCGTCGGCGAGCGGCCCGACGCCGCGCTCGCCGGGCTCTGGCGCGACGACCTGCTCCCGAGCTGGCACGACGAGTGGCTCGACGTCGAGCGCGAGAGCTACCGGCAGCTGCGGCTGCACGCGCTCGAGCGGTCCTCGGAGGTGCTCCGCGTCGACGGGCGGCACGAGGAGGCGTTGGGCGCCGCGCTCGAGGCGGTGCGCTCGGAGCCGCTGCGGGAGAGCGCCCACCGGCGGGTGGTCGAGGTCCACCTGGCCGAGGGCAACCACGCCGAGGCGCTGCGGCAGTACGACCGCTACCGGCGCCTGCTCGCCGACGAGCTCGGGCTCTCGCCCTCCCCGGTGATCCGCCGGCTCGTGGGTCCCATGCTCGGTCGCCCGCTCGACAGCGCCGGCTGA